In Raphanus sativus cultivar WK10039 unplaced genomic scaffold, ASM80110v3 Scaffold0202, whole genome shotgun sequence, the DNA window AGAAGAGACTACACAGTAAACTTCCACACAAGATGTACCCCTAGCATCTCTAACGGCGAGAGACAAATGTAATAAACCATGGATTCAAAAGTAAAGAAACAAATTAGATGTAAAACAAACCAGCTGAAATGACCATCCACGAGTTAAGATCTTCCATAAAGTAGGCATGATACCGCtgctcagaaaaaaaaattgacagcACTTCAGAACTCATGAATTACAGAGAGTACAATATACATaacttaaattaatataaagagAACACATAACTCCACACAGAGAGTCAAACTTAGTGTTATGAATTTACAAATAGTAATCAATTTTTTAGTATACTATCAACTCTCCATAGTCAGTCaggcaaaaaataataattcagaaTCTATAAGCAATTCAACTTGGGAGAACACCACCGTACCAGCTCCCACGGTGACATGAACTGCTGAAAAATGGAGTAGAATAGGAAAGCTCCGTAGCAAACCAGAAGAACGGCGAACACTCTCTacacacaaacaaacacaaTGAATAATCGAaacatttcttaaaaaaatccACAAAGTTTATACTGGATTGAGCGATGATCATACCTTCCACTGGCGACTTTGCTGAGCGTGAGCTTCTTCGAGCGACCTGACGTACTCTTCTTGCTCTGCATAAACGAGCAAAAGCGTTTACGAATCTGCTGAGTGATTAATTAACAAGAcgataaataataataagaagaacCTTGCGTATCAATAGGCCGAGAATCGATGTCTTCGAAAGTAGGAAGGACGAGTTTATCATCATCTTCGTCTTCGTCGTCGCGACGAGTTCTCCGCCATCTTCTCGCTAACTTCtccattagattttttttttttcttcagagaATTTTTAGATCGAATTAAGGAAATGTTCAA includes these proteins:
- the LOC108851727 gene encoding uncharacterized protein LOC108851727, whose amino-acid sequence is MEKLARRWRRTRRDDEDEDDDKLVLPTFEDIDSRPIDTQEQEEYVRSLEEAHAQQSRQWKRVFAVLLVCYGAFLFYSIFQQFMSPWELRYHAYFMEDLNSWMVISAEWIAIMACCLSIVGLLDKKNDHRRWFLYSCLPGSALTIFWLYYLLRLPKFRWDVIWLPFAPLCGAGICLYVDHLLEESSEEVKKLRNYMYAYKAR